The following are encoded together in the Salvia hispanica cultivar TCC Black 2014 chromosome 6, UniMelb_Shisp_WGS_1.0, whole genome shotgun sequence genome:
- the LOC125193210 gene encoding protein HOMOLOG OF MAMMALIAN LYST-INTERACTING PROTEIN 5-like, whose translation MTSEIEPAKLLLPYLQRADELQKHEPLVAYYCRLYAMDRGLNIPQKDRTKATNALLVSLMNQLEKDKKSVSLGPDDHLHVEGFTLNVFSKADKQDRAGRADLNTAKTFYAASIFFDILKQFGEVQPDLEQKHKYATWKAADIRKALSEGRKPLPGPPGGEPAPSSGEYDLEPSSSVDATQPNSSTTAPDSSSSPHQYDKANLQHSNISRQPSNITRSSSSNYSTLHHHPNDDYPSDNFHQPSPSNGTERSIHPQSYHHQPFQPDFQQHLPHSYPNFHSYPSFTESTAPPHYPSYHQSHGDAYSNFPPSNNVSVSEPSPTAGPEYEYDSNYEPLPGQIAEAQKAARFAVSALAFDDVFVAVDFLKKSLELLTKPSASH comes from the exons ATGACGAGCGAGATTGAACCGGCGAAGCTGCTTCTCCCTTACCTTCAACGAGCCGATGAGTTGCAGAAACACGAGCCTCTCGTCGCCTACTATT GTCGATTGTATGCCATGGACCGAGGGCTCAACATTCCTCAGAAAGACCGCACCAAGGCTACCAACGCACTCCTTGTCTCGCTAATGAATCAGCTCGAAAAG GACAAGAAGTCAGTTAGTTTGGGACCTGATGACCACCTACATGTGGAAGGATTTACCTTGAATGTATTTTCCAAGGCAGACAAGCAGGATAGAGCTGGGCGAGCTGATCT GAATACTGCAAAAACTTTTTATGCTGCGAGCATTTTCTTTGATATCCTGAAGCAGTTTGGTGAAGTTCAGCCTGAT CTTGAGCAGAAACACAAGTATGCAACATGGAAAGCAGCTGATATAAGGAAAGCTCTGAGTGAAGGGAGGAAGCCTCTACCAGGTCCTCCTGGTGGTGAACCAGCACCATCGAGCGGTGAATat GATCTTGAACCAAGCAGCTCTGTTGATGCCACTCAGCCCAATTCCTCAACAACTGCGCCAGATTCCAGTTCATCACCTCACCAATATGATAAAGCTAATTTGCAGCACTCTAATATCTCACGACAACCTTCAAATATTACTCGTTCGTCTTCCTCAAATTATTCAACCCTGCATCATCACCCTAATGACGACTACCCTTCTGACAACTTTCATCAACCATCTCCATCCAATGGCACTGAGCGTTCCATCCATCCTCAATCATATCATCACCAACCGTTCCAGCCAGATTTTCAGCAGCATTTGCCTCACTCGTACCCAAATTTCCACTCTTACCCTAGCTTTACTGAGAGTACAGCTCCGCCCCACTACCCTTCTTATCATCAAAGCCATGGTGATGCCTATTCCAATTTTCCACCCTCAAACAATGTGAGTGTTTCAGAACCTTCACCAACTGCCGGACCAGAATATGAGTATGACAGCAACTATGAACCTCTGCCTGGGCAAATTGCTGAAGCACAGAAAGCAGCTAGGTTTGCTGTTAGTGCTCTGGCATTCGATGACGTTTTTGTTGCAGTAGATTTCCTTAAGAAATCTCTGGAATTGTTGACAAAGCCATCAGCTAGCCACTGA
- the LOC125197519 gene encoding melanoma-associated antigen E1-like translates to MDIVVSDTPDWVDDDEIPRPSVVHGVPPFIDDDGAEGPTPPDWFFYGSEPEAPSKGFNGSETDFPSKALDRSKNVSPSKGFDRSEPEDPSDGFYVSDTEDPSEGFYGSETLPPSPLIDGSETLPPTPLLDGSEIQAPAVVFDDSETQPPSPPFDWSESKPPSHDVNWWESEPPSISLDELDEGVGPAVPPAVEVEPKREYSDNEKAMLLIMFPCLKDLI, encoded by the coding sequence ATGGACATTGTCGTCTCTGATACACCAGATTGGGTAGACGACGACGAAATACCTCGTCCGTCCGTGGTTCACGGTGTTCCACCGTTCATAGACGACGACGGGGCTGAAGGTCCGACACCCCCCGACTGGTTCTTTTACGGATCTGAACCTGAAGCTCCGTCCAAGGGTTTCAACGGATCTGAAACTGATTTTCCATCCAAGGCCCTCGACCGATCTAAAAATGTTTCTCCGTCTAAGGGTTTCGACAGATCTGAGCCTGAAGATCCATCGGATGGCTTCTATGTTTCTGACACTGAAGATCCGTCTGAGGGCTTCTATGGTTCTGAAActctacctccgtcccccttAATTGACGGTTCTGAAACTCTACCGCCGACCCCGTTACTCGACGGATCTGAAATTCAAGCTCCGGCTGTGGTGTTTGACGATTCTGAAACTCAGCCTCCGTCGCCGCCGTTTGACTGGTCGGAGTCCAAGCCGCCTTCACATGATGTTAATTGGTGGGAAAGTGAACCACCTTCCATTAGTTTGGATGAGCTCGATGAAGGCGTTGGCCCTGCTGTGCCACCGGCGGTGGAGGTGGAGCCAAAAAGGGAGTATAGCGACAATGAAAAAGCAATGCTACTCATCATGTTTCCTTGCCTCAAGGATCTCATTTAA
- the LOC125194106 gene encoding serine/threonine-protein phosphatase PP-X isozyme 2-like: MSDLDRQIEQLKRCEPLTEYQVKDLCLKAIEILVEESNVQRVDAPVTICGDIHGQFYDMKELFRVGGDCPNTNYLFLGDFVDRGFYSVETFLLLLALKVRYPDRITLIRGNHESRQITQVYGFYDECLRKYGSINVWRYCTEIFDYLSLSALIDNKIFCVHGGLSPAISTLDQIRTIDRKQEVPHEGAMCDLLWSDPEDIVDGWGLSPRGAGFLFGGSVVTTFNHSNNIDYICRAHQLVMEGYKWMFNEQIVTVWSAPNYCYRCGNIAAILELDENLEKKFRVFEAAPLESRGAPVKKPPPDYFL; this comes from the exons ATGTCCGACCTAGACCGCCAAATTGAACAGTTGAAGAGATGCGAGCCGCTCACCGAATACCAAGTCAAGGATCTCTGCCTCAAAGCCATCGAAATCCTCGTCGAAGAGAGCAATGTTCAACGCGTCGACGCCCCAGTCACT ATTTGCGGAGACATACATGGGCAGTTCTATGACATGAAAGAGCTTTTTAGAGTTGGAGGTGATTGTCCAAACACGAACTACTTGTTTCTTGGAGATTTTGTTGATAGAGGATTTTACTCGGTTGAGACATTCCTGCTTCTACTTGCCCTGAAG GTACGGTATCCTGATAGGATAACACTTATCAGAGGGAACCATGAGAGCCGACAGATAACTCag GTCTATGGTTTCTATGATGAGTGTCTACGGAAATATGGTTCTATCAATGTTTGGAGATATTGCACCGAAATTTTTGATTACTTAAG CTTGTCAGCACTcattgataataaaatattttgtgttcaTGGTGGTTTGTCTCCTGCGATATCCACATTAGACCAG ATTCGTACAATAGATCGAAAGCAAGAAGTACCTCATGAAGGTGCCATGTGTGATCTTCTCTGGTCAGATCCAGAAGACATTGTTGACGGATGGGGTCTCAGTCCACGTGGTGCAGGTTTTTTATTTGGTGGAAGTGTTGTCACTACATTTAACCACTCAAATAACATTGACTATATATGCCGTGCCCATCAGCTGGTAATGGAAGGTTATAAATGGATGTTTAATGAGCAGATAGTTACAGTCTGGTCAGCTCCAAATTACTGCTACAG ATGTGGAAACATTGCTGCAATTCTTGAGCTAGATGAAAACCTTGAAAAGAAGTTTCGTGTATTTGAAGCAGCTCCGCTG GAATCGAGAGGAGCACCGGTGAAGAAGCCTCCTCCTGATTACTTTTTGTAA
- the LOC125195166 gene encoding uncharacterized protein LOC125195166: MEQEVVQELDHEQEQQVQGQVYSTAKSSWSAAKRFIYRGSQKIQHPYKDSNENLGYQQAANGQRGTCYDEGKATGYQHKDKLMLDTEKYRKLSMLERSTIRKVASNMEVSKTAIGRFVKNNELRPHTNAIKPTLTEANKIARMKWCLAHVQPTLAEGKLLYYSLHNIVHIDEKWFYMTKTSDRYYLLPDEDEPYRSCKSKRFITKVMFMAAVCRPLIGSDGEIIFDGKIGLFPFTEQVPAQRSSKNRPKGTLETKPIQSVNKEVMTACLINQIVPTIKAKWPANASKKIYIQQDNAKPHLRAADQQFEEITSTDGFEFHLISQPANSPDTNVLDLGYFRAIQSLQDDKIATNVDDLMRNMFTSFEELSPQTLNRVFITLQSCFTTILQVHGNNSYKIPHLNKDRLHRTVGLPLQLHVEEGLVRESLEYLQLPENNTGDTYDIGPLNNALGY, from the exons ATGGAGCAGGAGGTGGTCCAAGAGTTGGACCATGAGCAGGAGCAGCAGGTGCAGGGGCAAG TTTATTCTACAGCAAAGTCAAGCTGGAGTGCTGCCAAGAGGTTCATTTACAGAGGCAGCCAAAAGATTCAACATCCATACAAGGACAGCAATGAGAATTTGGGATATCAGCAAGCAGCAAATGGACAGAGGGGAACCTGTTATGATGAAGGCAAAGCAACAggttatcaacacaaagataaACTCATGCTGGATACAGAAAAGTATAGAAAATTGTCCATGCTTGAGAGATCAACAATAAGAAAGGTTGCTTCTAATATGGAGGTAAGCAAGACAGCAATTGGTAGATTTGTTAAGAATAATGAGCTGAGACCTCATACAAATGCTATCAAGCCTACACTGACTGAAGCCAACAAAATTGCAAGGATGAAATGGTGTCTTGCTCATGTTCAGCCAACATTGGCTGAAGGTAAACTTCTTTACTATTCATTGCACAATATTGTTCATATTGATGAGAAATGGTTCTACATGACCAAGACATCAGACAGATACTACCTTTTGCCGGATGAGGATGAGCCTTATAGGTCCTGTAAGTCCAAGAGATTCATCACTAAAGTGATGTTCATGGCTGCTGTGTGTAGGCCACTTATTGGCAGTGATGGGGAAATCATATTTGATGGTAAAATAGGATTATTCCCATTCACAGAGCAAGTACCAGCTCAAAGAAGTTCAAAGAACAGGCCAAAAGGGACACTAGAGACAAAGCCAATTCAATCAGTGAATAAGGAAGTCATGACAGCATGTCTCATAAACCAG ATTGTACCAACAATCAAGGCCAAATGGCCAGCCAATGCAAGCAAGAAGATTTACATCCAGCAAGATAATGCCAAACCTCACCTAAGAGCTGCTGACCAACAGTTTGAGGAGATTACTAGTACTGATGGGTTTGAATTCCATCTAATTAGTCAACCAGCCAACTCCCCAGACACAAATGTATTAGACCTTGGGTATTTTAGGGCAATACAATCACTTCAAGATGACAAAATAGCCACCAATGTAGATGACTTGATGAGAAATATGTTTACCTCATTTGAAGAACTCTCACCACAAACTCTTAATAGAGTGTTCATCACATTACAGAGCTGCttcacaacaatattgcaagTGCATGGGAACAATAGCTACAAGATCCCTCACTTAAACAAGGACAGGTTGCACAGAACAGTGGGGCTGCCTCTTCAACTTCATGTTGAAGAGGGTTTGGTCAGAGAGAGTTTGGAGTACCTACAGCTGCCTGAGAACAATACTGGAGACACATATGACATAGGGCCTCTTAACAATGCTTTAGGGTACTAG
- the LOC125192139 gene encoding grpE protein homolog 2, mitochondrial-like → MSLSRITTRFSRIVLTQSRNSKLSKHFQTSSNYLISSRRANDMVVPAQISSLHHSALSSTGFQWFGFSSSASPEPNEKETMAHSGNGKENKEANEASSATEESVSDEKSESDLESELSRDELVKLVVEKEQLLVKKQEEFDQMKDKVLRSFAEMENVKARTKRESENAKKFAIQNFAKSLLDVADNLGRASSAAKESFSKIDTSQDAAGAVNQLKTLLEGVEMTEKQLAEVFKKFGLEKYDPTGEEFDPNRHNAVFQVPDASKPAGRVAVVLKAGYELHDRVIRPAEVGVTVAVDNGEVE, encoded by the exons ATGTCCCTCAGCAGAATAACTACCCGGTTCTCAAGAATCGTTTTGACTCAGTCCCGAAACTCCAAGCTCAGCAAACATTTCCAAACTTCATCGAATTACTTGATTTCATCACGCAGAGCTAATGATATG gtgGTACCTGCTCAGATTTCTTCACTACATCATTCTGCACTTAGTTCAACAGGCTTTCAATGGTTTGGATTCTCATCGTCTGCATCGCCAGAGCCCAATGAGAAGGAGACAATGGCTCATTCTGGAAATGGAAAGGAAAATAAGGAGGCTAATGAAGCTTCTAGTGCAACAGAAGAATCTGTTTCTGATGAGAAAAGTGAATCAG ATTTGGAGAGCGAGCTTTCTAGAGATGAGCTGGTGAAACTTGTGGTGGAAAAGGAACAACTTCTGGTGAAAAAGCAGgaagaatttgatcaaatgaAGGATAAGGTGCTAAGGTCCTTCGCGGAGATGGAAAATGTGAAAGCGCGTACAAAGCGTGAATCAGAAAATGCAAAGAAGTTTGCTATTCAG AATTTTGCTAAAAGCCTTTTGGATGTGGCGGATAATCTAGGAAGAGCTTCTTCTGCTGCAAAAGagagtttttcaaaaattgatacCTCTCAAGATGCAGCTGGAGCTGTTAATCAACTTAAAACACTGCTTGAAGGTGTTGAAATGACTGAAAAGCAGTTAGCAGAG gtatttaaaaaatttggacTCGAGAAATATGACCCAACAGGTGAGGAGTTTGATCCAAACAGGCATAATGCAGTGTTCCAAGTACCAGATGCTTCAAAGCCGGCAGGTCGTGTTGCAGTTGTTCTAAAG GCTGGGTACGAGCTGCACGACCGAGTTATAAGGCCTGCTGAAGTTGGTGTCACAGTCGCGGTGGACAATGGGGAAGTTGAATAA
- the LOC125191867 gene encoding syntaxin-51-like yields MASSGDAWVREYNEAVRLADDITNMISERSSLPPSGPEAQRHASTIRRKITILGTRLDSLQSLLQKLHGKQSLTEKEMNRRRDMVNNLRSKVTQMASTLNMSNFANRDSLLGPEIKPADAMSRISGLDNQGVVGLQRQVMREQDEGLEKLEETVLSTKHIALAVNEELDLHTRLIDDLDQHVEVTDSRLQRVQKRLAILNKRTKGGCSCMCMLLSVIGIVGLVAVIYVLVKYL; encoded by the exons ATGGCCTCTTCAGGTGATGCATGGGTAAGGGAATATAATGAAGCAGTTAGACTTGCTGATGATATCACTAACATGATATCTGAAAGAAGTTCACTGCCACCTTCTGGGCCAGAAGCACAGCGGCATGCATCAACCATACGGAGGAAAATTACGATACTGGGAACCAGATTGGATAGCCTGCAATCTCTTCTGCAAAAGCTTCATGGAAAGCAATCTCT GACAGAGAAAGAAATGAATCGTCGCCGCGACATGGTGAATAATTTGAGATCAAAAGTAACTCAGATGGCTTCCACGTTGAACATGTCAAACTTTGCTAATAGAGACAGCTTACTTGGACCAGAGATAAAACCTGCTGATGCAATGAGCCGAATAAGTGGCCTTGACAATCAAGGGGTTGTTGGTCTGCAAAGACAAGTCATGAGAG AGCAAGATGAGGGTCTTGAAAAATTGGAGGAGACAGTCTTAAGCACCAAACACATTGCACTTGCAGTGAATGAAGAacttgatcttcatacaagacTAATT GATGATCTTGATCAGCATGTTGAGGTTACGGACTCCAGACTACAG CGAGTACAGAAGAGGCTTGCAATATTAAACAAGCGGACTAAGGGCGGCTGCTCCTGCATGTGTATGCTTCTATCAGTGATAGGGATTGTCGGTTTGGTTGCTGTTATATATGTACTAGtcaaatatttgtaa
- the LOC125194105 gene encoding cell division protein FtsZ homolog 1, chloroplastic-like, whose protein sequence is MATLRISNPASELSHSHSPMAHISVGFSPLLSKNAPCNTSSTHRSRNFCTSKRHHTAVYCSFIPTDSAKIKVVGVGGGGNNAVNRMIGSGLQGVDFYAINTDAQSLLQSAAENPIQIGELLTRGLGTGGNPLLGEQAAEESKEAIANSLKGSDMVFITAGMGGGTGSGAAPVVAQIAKEAGYLTVGVVTYPFSFEGRKRSTQALEAIEKLQKNVDTLIVIPNDRLLDIADEHTALQDAFLLADDVLRQGVQGISDIITIPGLVNVDFADVKAVMKDSGTAMLGVGVSSSKNRAEEAAEQATLAPLIGSSIQSATGVVYNITGGKDITLQEVNRVSQVVTSLADPSANIIFGAVVDERYNGEIHVTIIATGFTQSFQKTLLTDPRGAKLLEKAGSQNSSKSPVALSSSASSVNANQPPSRRLFF, encoded by the exons ATGGCGACTCTCAGAATTTCCAATCCAGCCTCCGAATTATCACACTCTCATTCTCCCATGGCACACATTTCCGTCGGCTTTTCGCCGTTGCTAAGCAAAAATGCACCCTGCAACACCTCTTCAACGCATCGCTCCAGAAATTTTTGCACCTCCAAACGCCACCACACTGCGGTTTACTGCTCCTTCATACCTACAGACTCCGCCAAGATTAAGGTCGTCGGCGTCGGAGGCGGAGGTAACAATGCCGTCAATCGCATGATTGGTAGCGGCTTGCAG GGAGTGGACTTCTACGCCATAAACACGGATGCTCAATCTCTTCTGCAATCTGCTGCGGAGAATCCTATTCAGATTGGGGAGCTTTTGACTCGTGGACTTG GTACTGGTGGAAACCCACTTTTGGGTGAACAAGCTGCAGAGGAGTCGAAGGAAGCTATTGCGAATTCTCTTAAGGGGTCAGATATGGTGTTTATAACTGCTGGAATGGGGGGTGGTACAGGTTCTGGTGCAGCTCCGGTTGTTGCACAAATTGCTAAGGAAGCAGGGTACCTGACTGTTGGCGTTGTTACCTACCCGTTCAGCTTCGAGGGACGCAAGAGATCTACTCAG GCTCTTGAAGCAATTGAAAAGCTGCAGAAAAATGTGGATACACTTATCGTGATTCCAAATGATCGTCTTCTAGATATTGCTGATGAACATACCGCCCTTCAAGATGCTTTTCTCCTAGCTGATGATGTTCTCCGTCAAGGTGTCCAAGGGATATCTGATATAATCACA ATACCTGGTCTGGTAAATGTGGATTTTGCTGATGTTAAGGCAGTCATGAAAGATTCTGGTACTGCTATGCTTGGAGTGGGCGTTTCCTCTAGCAAGAACCGTGCTGAAGAAGCAGCCGAACAAGCCACACTGGCTCCATTGATTGGCTCTTCCATCCAATCTGCTACCGGAGTTGTTTACAATATTACTGGTGGAAAGGATATAACACTTCAAGAAGTAAATAGGGTATCTCAG GTTGTTACGAGCCTAGCAGACCCTTCCGCGAATATTATATTTGGTGCAGTCGTGGATGAGCGATATAATGGAGAGATACATGTTACTATTATTGCAACTGGGTTCACTCAGTCATTTCAAAAGACACTTCTGACTGACCCAAGGGGAGCAAAGCTGTTGGAGAAGGCAGGCAGCCAAAACAGCAGCAAGTCCCCAGTGGCACTCAGCTCTTCTGCCTCTTCCGTCAATGCTAATCAGCCGCCTTCTCGAAGACTCTTCTTTTAG